In a single window of the Mesoplodon densirostris isolate mMesDen1 chromosome 18, mMesDen1 primary haplotype, whole genome shotgun sequence genome:
- the C1QTNF1 gene encoding complement C1q tumor necrosis factor-related protein 1 isoform X2: MGPRGLGLTLACCLLLAFACGPVLGRVPRGQHEQQQQQGTREPPLDHAEREEEKHEKYSSRPEEEPPASGCFRCCDPGTPMYQAMPVPQINITILKGEKGDRGDRGVQGKYGKTGSMGARGHAGPKGQKGSMGAPGDRCKNHYAAFSVGRKKPLHSNDYYQTVIFDTEFVNLYGHFNMFTGKFYCYVPGIYFFSLNVHTWNQKETYLHIMKNGEEVVILYAQVSDRSIMQSQSLMLELQDQDEVWVRLFKGERENAIFSDEFDTYITFSGYLVKPATEP, encoded by the exons ATGGGCCCCCGTGGGCTGGGACTCACGCTGGCGTGCTGCCTGCTGCTGGCCTTCGCCTGTGGCCCGGTGCTGGGCCGCGTGCCCCGTGGGCAGCatgaacagcagcagcagcaggggacCAGGGAGCCACCGCTGGACCATGCTGAGAG GGAGGAAGAAAAGCATGAAAAATACAGCTCCAGGCCGGAAGAGGAGCCTCCCGCATCCGGGTGCTTTCGCTGCTGTGACCCTGGTACTCCCATGTACCAGGCCATGCCGGTGCCACAGATCAACATCACCATCCTGAAAG GTGAGAAGGGCGACCGAGGAGATCGGGGCGTGCAAGGCAAATATGGCAAAACAGGCTCCATGGGTGCCAGGGGCCATGCGGGACCCAAAGGGCAGAAAGGGTCCATGGGGGCCCCCGGGGACCGGTGCAAAAACCACTACGCTGCCTTTTCGGTGGGCCGGAAGAAGCCCCTGCACAGCAACGACTACTACCAGACGGTGATTTTCGACACGGAGTTCGTGAACCTCTACGGCCACTTCAACATGTTCACGGGAAAATTCTACTGCTATGTGCCCGGCATCTACTTCTTCAGCCTCAATGTGCACACCTGGAACCAGAAGGAGACATACCTGCACATCATGAAGAACGGGGAGGAGGTGGTGATCCTGTACGCCCAGGTGAGCGACCGCAGCATCATGCAGAGCCAGAGCCTGATGCTGGAGCTTCAGGACCAAGACGAGGTGTGGGTGCGCCTCTTCAAGGGCGAGCGCGAGAACGCCATCTTCAGCGATGAATTTGACACCTACATCACCTTCAGTGGCTACCTGGTCAAGCCCGCCACCGAGCCCTAG